The genomic stretch tcatataattttaatgaattggGAAAAACAGAAAGTGGGCATAGTTTTGAGGGCCACTATTTCACCCACTACAGAGATATATTCTTGGTTGACACCATGGAAAATCTATAATTATCTGActtcaagaagaaaaagagtTTTTTCTCAGGCATCATGTCTGCTTATAACGTCTCCATCTGGTGACTCTGAGGACAAGACAACACCTGGCAGATTGAATGAGCCCCTACAATCCAGTTCCTATGCATTTCTTACCTGTAAAGTCCTCATGAAAACTAACTCTCTTTATTGTTTGGGCACATTAGAgtgaaagatttttttattattagaaatgAAGACTTCCTCACTGATAAAGTTCAAATATCTCACGATCTTTTCAAACTACTGATATAATCTAATAATGCAGATTTCATAGATAATGAAACAGTATAGTAGCTGATAATGTTTCTCAAAAGAATATACTATATCAACAAATGATCACTTTTATTACCAAATGGGTATATAAAAGTTCAGTTTTCTTAGTCCATGAtaggcccaattccagggtgcaaTTAACATGACCCTTCCATGGAACAATTCGAAGCTATTCTCTAGATATCACCACAGCCTTGTTCCAATACTTTCCACCTGTgagagtgatttaaaaaaaatctctaaaactAAAACCCTTGCCTCAGGCTTTGCTTCTATAGACCCTTCTATAGAGTTAAGAAATTGAGTTTAGAGGATTAAAATCGTATCAAATGCCATAGAGCCAGGAAAAAATTAAACTCAGGTTTCAACCCCAAGTTAAAATTAACATGGTCATTATGTTGTCGAGCCATTTTAcatgaatggtgatggaaaaattagGCACTATGACTCAACCAGGATTTCTTTCACGCTACCTCATTCTAGACTCCCTTGCCCAAAGTAAATGgcacaaaatcagaaaagaaggTATCCTACCAATGAGTTTCTTCAAGGCCAGTTTCATGTCCCTGTTCCTCAGGCTATAGATAAAGGGATTCATCAGTTGAGGAAATACAACGTACATCATGGAAGCCATTGCAGTCTTCCTGGATGACTCAGCAATCGCAAAACTAACGTACACACCAAAAATAGTTCCATAGAACAAGGAGACAACTGAGAGGTGAGACCCACAAGTGGAAAACACTTTAAGCTTTCCCCCCATTGATGGGATTCTTAATACAGAGGAGACAATTTGACTATAAGAGAAAATGATTCCACACAGAGGAATACCACCAAACAGGCTTATGAGGACATATATCAGAAGGTTATTGATGAGGGTGTCAGAACATGCAAGCTTCAGGACCTGAGCAAGCTCACAGAAGAAGTGCGGGATTTCCAGTTCCTTGCAGAAGGACAGCCGCAACACCATCAGACTGTGGAGCAAGGCAGCCACTGTACTAAGGAACAGGGGGAGTATAATGAGCAGAATACAGAGATGGGCATTCATGATAACTGCGTACCTCAAGGGGTGACAAATGGCCACATAGCGGTCATAGGCCATTGCTGCAAGGAGAAAATTCTCAAATCCGCCCAGAACCATGGCAAAGCCAATCTGGGTGAGGCAGCCTGCATAGGTGATGCTCTGATTCTGTGCTTGGATGTTCACCAGCATCTTTGGGATGGTGACTGTGATTACGCCGATGTCAGTaaaggacaggttggagaggaaaaagtacatgggtgtgtgcaggtgggaaTCGGAGATGACGGCtaggatgatgagcaggtttcccAGAACAGTGGCCAGGTAGATGGACAGAAACAGGTAGAAGAGGAGGGACTGCAGTTCTGGATCATCTGTCAATCCCAGCAGTAGGAATTCTGAAACGTCTGTTTGGTTTCCAGGTAACATGCTGTTCATGAACCTGATGGAACagatgggggaaaataaaataaaatgaatggtcCCCAGGAGCATAACAGTAACATCTAATGGCAACTTGATAGAAACGTAAATTCTTGTTACTACTTTAGACTTACTTCAATAAACTCCTAGAGTGATGACCTatgttttaacaagctctccagaTGAATTTCATATTTGCTAAAGTTTGAAAACCAAGAAttaaacaacaagaagaaaacctCTGTTTAGATGGTGAACCTAAGGGAATACTCAGATCTTTCTCTCTGCTGATTTCTCCTGCCATCATTATCTCTCACTCTTCCTGTTCCCTTCACTCCCTTTCTTGGCCCAAATATCTAGCTCTTTTTATAACCTAGTATCAAGTGCTGAGactgaaacaaagaaaagacaTGACATTTCCTTCTGAAATATTCCTTTGTCTTCAAACAGAAATATGAGAATAAAGTTATTCAATATCTCTTGCAGAGCATATGGTCCCCAATCATCTGAAGGGTTTGTCAAAGGATTTGATGAGTTAGATCATACTATCACTCTGTTATCCACGGGGAAACTTAGGGAAGCTGAGACTGTATCATGGACACAAGTATACAGCGGGAGGAAAAGACGAAGTTCAGTCCATGTTGTCTGACGCTGAGTTGAGTGTCTGGCTGATCATCATTGTTAATGCCTCTGGGTAACAGAGAATTAGAATTCCTAAACCATCACTCGGATTTCATAACTTTCCTTTAAAACTTTTATACGTTTATCTTGAAAAATGCCTCAATTCCCCCATCCCCTAAGGTATGTTCACTTCTGGCCATTGAGTAGTGTGAGTAGTGTGTCAGGTAATGGCATCCGTCCAAGTGCATGCTCTGCACTGAGCTtagattttaaccctttgcactcacttgcttttttctcgattcctttattctactcgggatttaattttttaaataccccagattttacaaagcgcggcagtagaataaataaaaaactggagtttcttttcatacaaacttatttatttggatttttttatatttcaaattatatttttttacattcaaagagtaattttaatctctataatttttcatggtgtggtattttttgaaacattcacccacatgaagacctggtttacattcacatgtttcgcaaatataaatcgtctctcttcttcctcctctgatttttctgttagaacaaacaacacaatctttgtgttttttgttagggtgaggtgcgattatatggagctttccatctaaacgttgctctaagttagtggataataatctacccctggaagttagtgtactggtctaaccttttcacgtgactgatgtgtcttagaaacaaatagcctttgaagatgcca from Eptesicus fuscus isolate TK198812 chromosome 6, DD_ASM_mEF_20220401, whole genome shotgun sequence encodes the following:
- the LOC103303164 gene encoding olfactory receptor 7G1-like, translating into MLPGNQTDVSEFLLLGLTDDPELQSLLFYLFLSIYLATVLGNLLIILAVISDSHLHTPMYFFLSNLSFTDIGVITVTIPKMLVNIQAQNQSITYAGCLTQIGFAMVLGGFENFLLAAMAYDRYVAICHPLRYAVIMNAHLCILLIILPLFLSTVAALLHSLMVLRLSFCKELEIPHFFCELAQVLKLACSDTLINNLLIYVLISLFGGIPLCGIIFSYSQIVSSVLRIPSMGGKLKVFSTCGSHLSVVSLFYGTIFGVYVSFAIAESSRKTAMASMMYVVFPQLMNPFIYSLRNRDMKLALKKLIGRIPSFLILCHLLWARESRMR